Proteins from a single region of Rhodovibrio salinarum DSM 9154:
- a CDS encoding DUF2948 family protein, translating into MSNPIAKLVSGVFGKRGGSVAPDNKPLKLRAYDKEDFAVVSSVLQDALVPVIDMDWLSEDKRFALVANRFRWERRAPVGDLPDQPAAGAPSAETETQSSADSGQLPQTAEEPDARFEDAPLYERVHCGITFDRVEQVAYRGFTKEASGQVLELLAVVADDRGLTVTFAGDAALRLQGANIVCHLEDLGEPWPTQWRPSHERTEPEQQSDQDAATNRNGNKP; encoded by the coding sequence GTGAGCAACCCCATCGCCAAACTGGTGTCCGGTGTGTTCGGCAAGCGTGGCGGCAGCGTCGCGCCCGATAACAAGCCGCTCAAGCTGCGCGCCTACGACAAGGAGGATTTTGCTGTCGTTTCGTCCGTGTTGCAGGACGCGCTGGTGCCGGTGATCGACATGGATTGGCTCAGCGAAGACAAGCGCTTCGCCCTGGTGGCCAACCGCTTCCGCTGGGAACGGCGCGCGCCGGTCGGCGACTTGCCGGACCAGCCGGCCGCAGGCGCGCCGAGCGCGGAGACCGAGACGCAAAGCAGCGCCGATTCCGGCCAATTGCCGCAGACCGCCGAGGAGCCGGACGCCCGCTTCGAGGACGCGCCGCTGTACGAGCGGGTGCATTGCGGCATTACGTTCGACCGGGTCGAGCAGGTGGCCTACCGCGGCTTCACCAAGGAGGCGAGCGGCCAGGTGCTCGAACTGCTGGCGGTGGTTGCCGACGATCGGGGACTGACCGTCACCTTTGCGGGGGATGCGGCGCTGCGCTTGCAGGGGGCCAACATCGTCTGCCATCTGGAAGACCTTGGCGAACCCTGGCCGACGCAGTGGCGCCCCAGCCACGAGCGCACCGAGCCGGAACAGCAGAGCGATCAAGACGCCGCTACCAATCGCAACGGGAACAAGCCGTGA
- the murA gene encoding UDP-N-acetylglucosamine 1-carboxyvinyltransferase yields MDRIKIQGGRPLNGEIAISGAKNAALPLMAASLLTEAPLRLSNLPHLADITTLANVLSQHGVELHMDGGAAGGHAGRVLELTAGKVVNVRAAYDLVRRMRASVLVLGPLLAREGYVEVSMPGGCAIGTRPIDLHLKAMEALGARIELQDGYIEAHAPGGLSGGEVVFPKISVGATENALMAATLAKGTSRIVNAAREPEIGDLAECLNKMGARITGIGTDTLVVEGVDRLNGAEHAVIGDRIETGTYAMAAAITDGDLELVGANSKHLRAALDKLSLAGVAWRETNRGIRVCRANGPLQGTDAQTEPYPGFPTDLQAQFIATMATAEGASMVTETIFENRFMHVPELMRMGADVQIDGSSAMVRGVKRLKGAPVMATDLRASVSLVLAGLAAEGETEINRVYHLDRGYERLEEKLSACGAEIVRARAQEDDA; encoded by the coding sequence ATGGACCGCATCAAGATCCAAGGCGGCCGGCCGCTCAACGGCGAAATCGCCATCTCGGGGGCAAAGAACGCCGCCTTGCCGCTGATGGCCGCGTCGCTGCTGACGGAGGCGCCGCTGCGCCTGTCCAACCTGCCGCATCTGGCCGATATCACCACCCTCGCCAACGTGCTCTCGCAGCACGGGGTCGAGCTGCACATGGATGGCGGCGCGGCGGGCGGTCACGCCGGCCGGGTGCTGGAACTGACGGCCGGCAAGGTGGTCAATGTGCGTGCGGCCTACGACCTGGTGCGGCGGATGCGCGCCAGCGTGCTCGTGCTGGGGCCGCTGCTCGCGCGCGAGGGCTACGTCGAGGTGTCGATGCCGGGGGGCTGCGCGATCGGCACCCGTCCGATCGACCTGCACCTGAAGGCGATGGAGGCGCTGGGCGCGCGGATCGAGCTGCAGGACGGCTACATCGAGGCGCACGCCCCTGGCGGCCTGTCCGGCGGCGAGGTGGTGTTCCCCAAGATCTCCGTCGGGGCGACCGAGAACGCGCTGATGGCGGCCACGCTGGCCAAGGGGACGAGCCGGATCGTCAATGCCGCGCGCGAGCCCGAGATCGGCGATCTGGCCGAATGCCTGAACAAGATGGGCGCGCGGATCACCGGCATCGGCACCGACACCCTCGTCGTCGAAGGGGTGGACCGTCTGAACGGTGCGGAGCACGCGGTGATCGGCGACCGGATCGAGACCGGGACCTACGCCATGGCCGCCGCGATCACCGACGGCGATCTGGAGCTGGTCGGCGCCAACAGCAAACACCTGCGCGCTGCACTCGACAAGCTGAGCCTGGCCGGGGTCGCATGGCGGGAGACCAATCGCGGCATCCGGGTGTGCCGCGCCAATGGCCCGCTCCAGGGCACGGATGCGCAGACCGAGCCCTATCCCGGCTTCCCGACCGATCTGCAGGCGCAGTTCATCGCCACCATGGCGACGGCCGAGGGCGCGTCGATGGTGACCGAGACGATCTTCGAGAACCGCTTCATGCATGTGCCCGAGTTGATGCGTATGGGCGCGGATGTGCAGATTGACGGGTCGAGCGCCATGGTGCGCGGGGTCAAACGGCTGAAGGGCGCGCCGGTCATGGCGACCGACCTGCGCGCGTCGGTCAGCCTGGTGCTGGCCGGCCTCGCCGCGGAGGGTGAGACCGAGATCAACCGGGTCTACCACCTCGACCGCGGCTACGAACGACTGGAAGAGAAGCTGAGCGCTTGCGGCGCCGAGATCGTGCGCGCCCGTGCGCAGGAGGATGACGCGTGA